In Juglans microcarpa x Juglans regia isolate MS1-56 chromosome 8D, Jm3101_v1.0, whole genome shotgun sequence, the following are encoded in one genomic region:
- the LOC121242568 gene encoding dehydrogenase/reductase SDR family member 12 yields the protein MKITATLQFQSHLSIGLLTMFLLKTWRSTAFGIFGYLNFTKAGFVEHSKKFKPEDMETRMNGKNCIVTGANSGIGYATAEGLASRGATVFMLCRNKERGEAALSKIQSATGNTNVHLEVCDLSSISDIKSFASRFSSNDVPIHVLVNNAGVLENKRVTTSEGFELSFAVNVLGTYAITELMLPLLEKAAPDARVITVSSGGMYTSPLTKDLQFSDSNFNGVEQYARNKRVQVALTEKWAEIYKNKGIGFYSMHPGWADTPGVATSLPGFSKSLSGKLRTSEEGADTVLWLAVQPKEKLVPGAFYFDRAEAPKHLLFAATGGSHSIIDSIVDHLRSMSNISSQS from the exons ATGAAAATCACTGCAACGCTGCAGTTCCAAAGTCACCTCTCCATTGGACTACTCACAATGTTCCTTCTCAAG ACATGGAGATCGACGGCTTTTGGTATATTCGGATACCTCAATTTCACCAAAGCCGGTTTCGT TGAACATTCAAAGAAGTTCAAACCAGAGGATATGGAGACAAGAATGAATGGCAAGAATTGCATAGTTACTGGAGCAAATTCTGGCATTGGTTATGCAACTGCGGAGGGTCTTGCTTCACG TGGAGCAACCGTCTTTATGTTATGCCGTAATAAGGAGAGAGGAGAAGCCGCACTTTCTAAGATTCAGTCTGCCACAGGCAACACAAATGTACATCTGGAG GTCTGTGATCTTTCATCCATCAGTGATATCAAATCATTTGCATCTAGATTTTCATCAAATGATGTACCCATTCACGTACTG GTCAATAATGCTGGTGTGCTTGAGAATAAACGAGTTACCACTTCAGAAGG GTTTGAGTTAAGTTTTGCGGTGAATGTGTTGGGTACCTATGCCATCACAGAACTGATGCTGCCACTACTGGAGAAAGCTGCACCTGATGCTCGCGTTATCACAGTGTCCTCTGGTGGAATGTACACATCTCCTTTGACCAAAGACCTACAG TTCAGTGACAGCAACTTCAATGGGGTGGAACAGTATGCTCGAAATAAGCGAGTTCAG GTAGCACTAACTGAGAAATGGGCTGAAATTTACAAGAATAAAGGGATTGGATTCTATTCAATGCACCCAGGTTGGGCGGACACGCCTGGAGTTGCTACGAGTTTGCCTGGATTCTCTAAATC GCTTTCAGGAAAACTTAGAACAAGTGAGGAAGGAGCAGACACGGTTCTTTGGTTGGCAGtacaaccaaaagaaaaattggtaccaggtgcattttattttgatagagCTGAAGCACCTAAACACCTTCTGTTTGCAGCTACTGGTGGCTCTCATTCAATAATCGATTCCATTGTCGACCATCTCCGTTCCATGTCTAATATCTCTTCGCAAAGTTGA